The window ggtggacaagtccccaggtccggatgggatctatcccaggttactgagggaagcgagagaggaaatagctggggccttaacagatatctttgcagcatccttaaacacgggtgaggtcccggaggactggagaattgctaatgttgtccccttgtttaagaagggtagcagggataatccaggtaattatagaccggtgagcctgacgtcagtggtagggaagctgctggagaagatactgagggataggatctattcccatttggaagaaaatgggctcatcagtgataggcaacatggttttgtgcagggaaggtcatgtcttaccaacttaatagaattctttgaggaagtgacaaagttgattgatgagggaagggctgtcgatgtcatatacatggacttcagtaaggcgtttgataaggttccccatggcaggctgatggagaaagtgaaggcgcttggggtccaaggtgtactagctagatggataaagaactggctgggcaacaggagacagagagtagcagtagaagggagtttctcaaaatggagacgtgtgaccagtggtgttccacagggatccgtgctgggaccactgttgtttgtgatatacattaatgatttggaggaaagtataggtggactgattagcaaatttgcagacgacactaagattggtggagtagcagatagtgaaggggactgtcagagaatacagcagaatatagatagattggagagttgggcagagaaatggcagatggagttcaatcagggcaaatgcgaggtgatgcattttggaagatccaattcaagagtgaactatacagtaaatggaaaagtcctggggaaaattgatgtccagagagatttgggtgttcaggtccactgttccctgaaggtggcaacgcaggtaaatagagtggtcaagaaggcatacggcatgctttccttcatcggacggggcattgagtacaagagttggcaggtcatgttacagttgtataggactttggttcggccacatttggaatactgcgtacagttctggtcgccacattatcaaaaggatgtggatgctttggagagggtgcagaggaggttcaccaggatgttgcctggtatggagggcgctagctatgaagagaggttgagcagattaggattattttcattagaaagacggaggttgaggggggacctgattgaggtgtacaaaatcatgagaggtatagacagggtggatagcaagaggctttttcccagagtgggtgtttcaattactagaggacacgagttcaaagtgaaaggggaaaagtttaggggggatatgcgtggaaagttctttacgcagagggtggtgggcacctggaacgcattgccagcggaggtggtagatgcgggcacgatggagtcttttaagatgtatctagacagatacatgaatgggcaggaagaaaagagatacagaaccttagaaaataggcgacatgtttagagagaggatctggatcggcgcaggcttggagggccgaagggcctgttcctgtgctgtaattatctttgttctttgttctttgagacaatggttaccagacGCTGTATCATGGCTGGGTTCGAGTTAGTGACCAATTCCACAGCAGAAAGAATAGACTTCATGAGCCATATCCTCTGCGACATTGGAATTGGaatcctccatattccttgatggtgacaacagacagcctgacaggcctgtcaatggatatTGTCTCATCGCTCTCTGGGCTGGATTGTTTGGGCCCCGTTGAGTTGAGGTCGGAGGCGGTCGACTAGAGAATCGCGATGGGTGGTAGGGGCAGAGAACCTGTCGTCACCCCATCGCCAGGTGATCTTGCCGGGGAGAGGGATAGGCTGACGGTGACTTTCCCACCCAAAGGCCATTTGCGGGCCTTCCGTGGTCACCTAAGGGGCAATTCCTGCTACCTCTGGGACCTCACGAgccatgtggggggggggggtggaggggtgtttGTGCGTACCTCTGTGAAGTGGGGAGTGCACCTTGCAAAACGCGGGACCCTTCCTACTGGCTTGGTGGAATCTCCCTCCTCTATGGGTAATCTATGGACCACAGAAGAACATCCCAGGACACCCCTACCCCTGGGCTTTATGGCCACCCCTTCAATCCCCCACACCAGAGACTTCCAGACTGGCCATGGTGAACCcacctcactcaccttgggtccaCGTTCCAGCACTGAACTtgtgtccaagacctctgcagtactgaaagtgaccacctctcctggtgcttgtgccgatactgctgagctgccagttctctgaatggccagcagctgttggaggtaGGATCCTCATTTTTAAAGGGACTTGGATCCTAGCATAAGACATTTAGACAAAAAACAACGCAGGGTCGCTTTGgggcgaggtgggggtgggtggcacgAAGAGGTCGAGGTGTTGTTAACCCCGCCTTTCTGGCCCGGCGCTAGGAGCCACGCCTGCTACACATATCCAGCCCCATATCGCTGTGATCGCCTCCTGTCCCACCACACACTAACATATCTATGTTCATCTTatattggcctcttgtgcattcctgattttaatatcGTCACCATTGGTGGTAGCACCTTCAGTTGTATGGACCCTAAGCTCCAGAATACCATCTCCGCGCCTCTCCTGCTCACTTTAtgtctttaaaacactccttgatGCATATTTCTTTGATCCAGCTTTTTGTCATCTTACCTACAATCTCCTTATGGAGCTTGGTATCTTATTTTGTTACATAATGCGCCTATgaaacatcttgggacattttacaacattaaaggtgctatagaaatacaagttgtggTTATTGTTGCTGTCCAGTCCATCACCCTGTCTATGCACTCATGAATTCTATTACTATCTTGCTCGCTCATCACTATACTTCCACGCTTCATGACTTCTGCAAATTGTGACATTGTGAACTGTAGCCTCCCCTTTCGGTAACCTGTGGCCCATGGATGGACCCTTGGCAGCAAAGGTGATTCTCCCTGAAATACCCCCGCACTAAGCGAGCACCATCACCCACTTTCCAGGGGTTACCATACTGGCACTGGCAATTCCAGCCAACTCACCTGGGGTCTGGGACTCCAAGGCTGCTAATATCCCAGGTGTGGTATAGTACCAACAGTAGTCCCTGCTACCTGACTATCCCCTGCTGCAACACTTGATTTACTTCTGGTCTGGGACTCTAAGAATGGACCTGGTCCCAGACCCGTTGTAGTACCGGAACTGGCACCGATCAGCTGACTGTGCGTGGTGTCATCGCCAGACTTACCTATTGGTCTGGGGCACTATGGGTCTAGGATGTAATACTGGCAGttccactgctctcagtggcgttGCCGATACTAGTGAGCAGCTGGCCatgattgttcagcagctttggcagaTGGGATTCCCATCCTTTAAGGGATGTGGACcacggcaccaggcagttaattgctgaAGAGCCACACGGTGTGTAGGCTCTGAATTTCTATGACAGGCCCGCCGTCAGGAACCccactggctccactaaattcagctcccTGTCTCCAGCAGAAATTCCTGTCACTGGGAAAATAATTCGATGCATACTGAAtgcaacaacaaatgtgcaattGTCATCCTAAACTCCTTGAAACTGCTGTTTTCACCCCCAACCTGGAGTAAAATAtcctgataatttcccttgtttacttttatcttagtgacgattgagattatttgtttcattgctttttcagtggactcattcccaattattcctttgaaataattgaattccgtgctgcctatCACAGGTgggggaatctctcagtcagtccaacatttaatttCCTGCTCAAGAGCGACGTGCAGCAGacgttgtaaatctgaaataaaaaacagaaaatgctggaaacattcatcaggtctggcagcacctgtggagagagaagcagacttaatgtttcaggtcaatgacccgtcatcagaactgggagagtttAGCAATGGATCAGATTTTAAACCAGAcaaggaaaggagggagggggatgatTATGATTAACATTGATTTTAACATGTCAGTATCATCCtcttttcatttaatctctcctgccttctattACAACACTTCCCTTGATCTTTCAGCTTCCATCATTTcagtacatcactggatacaggaacatatttgtaaatctcaataagtcctcaatcaaactggcaactATGCTCCTagactgatgtataatttctctatttattccccttcctcacagttaacttgctgacgattgggatcttatctcggggaaaatgcgggctctccaaatgtgtcactcgctacctggtagccatggcagtggcggatctcctggtcattatcctggacctgatattgagacacattcccattctttATCCGGAACAGTTTCATttcctgttgtccatccccgtgtgtaatgtcCACGCTAtcctgctttacacagccacagactgttctgtctggttcaccgtcactttcacctttgatcgatttgtggccatttgttgccagaagctgaaaagtaaatattgcagtgagaaaacggcggctgtggttctgggaacagtgattgtgctgagctgtttaaagaacatcttctggtattttatgttcacaggtcgGTATTTGCTGTGGAACATCCCATGGTTTTGTGATGCAGCAGAGGATGCTCAAAATTCTCCTGTCTGGggagcaatcgagttcctccattacattCTAACACCGTTTGTCCCATTTATGGTGATTgtactgctcaatgctctcaccgtcagacacattttagtgagcagcagaggtcgcaggagactccgggatcATAGCAGTGGGGACAGATGCAAAGACCCGGAGATGGATAgccgaagaaaatccatcattttgctgttaattatctcggcaaatttcattctgttatgggcagtgttaatgGTGTTTTCGATATGGAGCCGGATGTGGTATTTGGGCTATCACTCTGTATTTCTACCCGAGTTTCTGCGGGAATTGGGTTTTATGCTACAGctgctgagctgctgcacaaacactgcaatttatgccgtgacccagactcagttcagagtgcagttgaagaatgtgctgaaatatccctttactccaatttttaaattcattcaatgtTGAGATGTGTGCGTGAGATAGAGACAGACCCGTTGTCGGTGCGAGAGAGAAatgcagggtgtgtgtgagagagaatcaagcagggagtgggtgagagagagacagacaaggagCGTGtgcgaaagagacagacagagagtttgggagagagaccgttcgggaatgtgtgtgagagagacagacagagatggagtgtgagggagaaagacaAGGTGTGTATgtcagagagatagacagggagtgTAGGAGAGTGAGACAGTCAGGGAGTGCGTGAGAAATaaagagacaggaagtgagtttgaaggagaaagacagggtgtgtgtgtgagagagagggagacagacagggagtagtgtgagagagacagacagggagactaggtgagggagacagacagagagcgtgtctgtgtgtgagagagagagaaaggcagggagtgtgtctgagagacagagacagacagggaatgtgtgagagagacaggtaagaagtgtgtgagagaggaaaacAAGCAGGGAGTGCGTGAGAGATTTAtagtgagagtgtgggagagacagagagggactgtgCGTATGAgagtgaggtacagtgtgtgtgagagagactgacaggttttgtgtgtgagagagagactgtgaggcagtatgtgtgagaaagacagacagagagtgtgtgtgagagacagacagggtgtgtgtgtggcagATGCAGACAGGCAGTAATTGAAAGAGAGGCAGACATGCAttgtatgtgagagagacagagggggcgtgtgtgtgtgatagaggcagtCAGGCCGTGCGTGAGAGACAGACAGTGCGTGTGAGAGATGTAGGCAAGGAATATGTGTGACTGAGGCTgaaagggtgagtgagagagagagacagacacgctgTGTGTTTGAGAAAACAGCCAGGTCATGTTCATGAGCGAGACAGGCATGGAGTGTGGGACATGCAGGGATTGCCTGTGAGACCGAAAGGGAGGAAGTCTGCATAAGTAAGGCAGACAAGGAGTGTATTTGAGATGCAGACAGGAAGGGTGCATGAGAGACAGTCAGCGATTTAGTATGAGAGATACGGACACGCAGTTTGTGAGCTGGAGAGagcgacagggtgtgtgtgtgtgtgtgtgtgtgtgtgtgtgtgtgtgtgtgtgtgtgtgtgtgtgtgtgtgtgtgtgtgtgtgtgtgtgtgtgtgtgtgtgtcaggcaaggcatgagagacagagaaagagagagaaaacagggacaaggctagagagtgagacagacagggactgaggtaGTTGGGGAcatggagtgagatagtgactgggaatgggagacagagacagggtttttgaatgagagacagggagagagggagtgtagaGAAATGTAGGTAAACAGGGAGTTAGAGGTGGTGGAatatgagagagagtgagacagagagagagtgaatgacaaAAAGAGTGACAGGAGTGAGGGAACGAGACAGAGCGGGACCAGGCGTGAGAAGGGGAGACATGGagtagagagattgagtgtgagagacaggcaaggagtgatagagaaagagatgggattgcGGGACTGAGAAAGGGAGtggcagaaagtgagagacagacatgAAGTGTGAGAGATAAAGGGAAACGGAGTGCTGGCACagtgctgcagtggttagcactgcagcctcatagctccatgaACCCGCGTTCGATTCTCGGTACTCTCTGttcgcaagttctgcctgtgaccccgtgggctttcgccaggtgctccggtttcctcccacagcgaaggacttgcaggttgatttaaAAATTGGCCAACTTAAATTGCTCCTCGTGTCGGTAGGAAATGTGAGATTACTgcagggtcagtataaatgggtggttgctggtctgcACAGGCTCAGTGCAccaaagggcctgtctcagtgctgcatctcgaaacaaataaaaatgagaggcagagggaaagaaacagcAACAGAGTGAGAGCGGAGTAGGATACTGAGAGATAGGGACAGACAGATcgtgacagggattgggagagacaaacagacagattgTGTGTGGATCGGTCAGACAGACAGAGTGCAAGAGAGAATTACAGGGAGGTGGAGATGAAGAGTGATT of the Heterodontus francisci isolate sHetFra1 unplaced genomic scaffold, sHetFra1.hap1 HAP1_SCAFFOLD_236, whole genome shotgun sequence genome contains:
- the LOC137362348 gene encoding probable G-protein coupled receptor 139 codes for the protein MGGRGREPVVTPSPGDLAGERDRLTVTFPPKGHLRAFRGHLRVNLLTIGILSRGKCGLSKCVTRYLVAMAVADLLVIILDLILRHIPILYPEQFHFLLSIPVCNVHAILLYTATDCSVWFTVTFTFDRFVAICCQKLKSKYCSEKTAAVVLGTVIVLSCLKNIFWYFMFTGRYLLWNIPWFCDAAEDAQNSPVWGAIEFLHYILTPFVPFMVIVLLNALTVRHILVSSRGRRRLRDHSSGDRCKDPEMDSRRKSIILLLIISANFILLWAVLMVFSIWSRMWYLGYHSVFLPEFLRELGFMLQLLSCCTNTAIYAVTQTQFRVQLKNVLKYPFTPIFKFIQC